One genomic window of Fusobacterium sp. FSA-380-WT-3A includes the following:
- the tyrS gene encoding tyrosine--tRNA ligase: protein MNNVYDVLKERGYLKQFTDEEAIKKILGEEKVTFYIGFDPTADSLHVGHFIAMMFMAHMQKFGHRPIALIGGGTAMIGDPSGRTDMRQMMTKETIAHNVSCIKKQMEKFIDFTDGKAILANNGDWLLDLNYIEFIRDIGSLFSVNRMLSAECFKTRMENGGLSFLEFNYMLMQGYDFYVLNQKYNCKMQLGGDDQWSNIIAGINIIRKKEQQETYGMTCTLLTNSEGKKMGKTAKGALWLDPKKTTPYEFYQYWRNVDDADVEKCLSLLTFIPMNEVKRLSSLKDAEINKAKVVLAYEITKMIHGEEEAEKAKLASEALFGSGNNMENVPMKEISETELGIELTEFLSVNKVLKNKSEGRRLIEQNGMSVNEEKVTDVKFTITKELFGEKDYTIVKMGKKRFLKIVLK, encoded by the coding sequence ATGAATAATGTTTATGATGTATTAAAAGAGCGTGGATATTTAAAACAATTTACAGATGAAGAAGCAATAAAGAAGATATTAGGTGAAGAAAAAGTAACATTTTATATAGGATTTGACCCAACAGCAGATAGTTTACATGTAGGTCATTTTATAGCAATGATGTTTATGGCTCATATGCAAAAGTTTGGACATAGACCAATAGCTTTAATTGGTGGTGGAACAGCCATGATAGGAGACCCTAGTGGAAGAACTGATATGAGACAAATGATGACTAAAGAAACAATAGCTCATAATGTATCTTGTATAAAAAAACAAATGGAAAAATTTATAGATTTTACAGATGGAAAGGCTATTTTAGCTAATAATGGTGATTGGCTATTAGATCTTAATTATATAGAGTTTATAAGAGATATTGGTTCTCTTTTTTCAGTTAATAGAATGTTATCAGCTGAGTGTTTTAAAACAAGAATGGAAAATGGTGGACTTTCTTTTTTAGAGTTTAACTATATGTTAATGCAAGGATATGATTTCTATGTGTTAAATCAAAAGTATAATTGTAAGATGCAATTAGGTGGAGATGACCAGTGGTCAAATATTATAGCTGGAATTAACATAATTAGAAAAAAAGAACAACAAGAAACATATGGTATGACTTGTACATTACTTACAAATAGTGAAGGTAAAAAAATGGGAAAAACAGCAAAAGGAGCTTTATGGCTTGACCCTAAAAAAACAACACCATATGAATTTTATCAATATTGGAGAAATGTAGATGATGCTGATGTAGAAAAATGTTTATCTTTATTAACATTTATTCCTATGAATGAAGTAAAAAGATTAAGTTCTTTAAAAGATGCCGAAATAAATAAAGCAAAAGTTGTATTAGCTTATGAAATAACTAAGATGATTCATGGAGAAGAAGAGGCTGAAAAAGCTAAATTAGCTTCTGAAGCTTTATTTGGTTCTGGAAATAATATGGAAAATGTTCCTATGAAAGAAATTTCTGAAACTGAATTAGGAATAGAATTAACAGAGTTCTTATCTGTTAATAAAGTTTTAAAAAATAAAAGTGAAGGAAGAAGATTGATTGAACAAAATGGAATGTCTGTTAATGAAGAAAAAGTTACAGATGTTAAATTTACAATTACAAAAGAATTATTTGGAGAAAAAGATTATACTATTGTAAAAATGGGTAAAAAAAGATTCTTAAAAATAGTTTTAAAATAA
- a CDS encoding transposase zinc-binding domain-containing protein: MNLFTFSCKSKFCPSCSKIYTENWVSSLVSHIYMTFSLLTGFIRNFFFNNLQLLKNLSDGTYYSFKYSFKKIDI; the protein is encoded by the coding sequence ATAAATTTATTCACCTTTTCTTGTAAATCTAAATTTTGTCCTTCTTGTAGTAAAATTTATACTGAAAATTGGGTTTCTTCTCTTGTTTCTCATATTTATATGACTTTTTCTTTACTTACTGGTTTCATTAGAAATTTTTTCTTTAATAATCTACAATTACTTAAAAATCTTTCTGATGGTACTTATTATTCTTTTAAATATTCTTTTAAAAAAATTGATATATAA
- a CDS encoding D-alanyl-D-alanine carboxypeptidase family protein, with translation MIFNLIYAEENKNYRSYLLGDQLGEIYIKENERKLYPLASVTKIMTLLVTYDAIENNEITPKDKVVIDKEILKINGSKIWMYEGQRITVEDLIKATAIHSANNAAYALAKYIGKGNVDIFIKRMKNKSIELGIEEEVEFFTPTGLPTSMTGKPMDKGSALGIYKLSLEALKYDSLIKLASQKEVSIYNGKQNLKNRNKIIGKEGVYGLKTGHHSKAGYNMSVLSENSGMDIVYVILGGKNEEERDYKILKDIRKFYNEYKKEIFLNENIVLDNLKIENGNKNNIDVYPEKSFSKIVKNGSQIKILLKYYPISFPIYKNSEVGHYKILLNNSIIDEGELLIKEKVIENKGKFKKM, from the coding sequence ATGATTTTTAATTTAATATATGCAGAAGAAAATAAAAATTATAGGAGTTATTTATTGGGTGACCAATTAGGTGAAATATATATAAAAGAAAATGAAAGAAAATTATATCCTTTAGCTTCAGTAACTAAGATAATGACTTTACTTGTAACTTATGATGCTATAGAAAATAATGAGATCACTCCAAAAGATAAGGTTGTAATAGATAAAGAAATATTAAAAATAAATGGAAGCAAAATTTGGATGTATGAAGGACAAAGAATAACAGTGGAAGATTTAATAAAAGCTACTGCTATACATTCAGCAAATAATGCAGCTTATGCTTTAGCAAAATATATAGGGAAAGGAAATGTTGATATTTTTATAAAAAGAATGAAAAATAAAAGTATAGAACTTGGAATAGAGGAAGAGGTTGAATTTTTTACTCCAACTGGATTACCAACTTCAATGACAGGAAAACCAATGGATAAAGGAAGTGCTCTAGGAATATATAAATTGTCATTAGAAGCTTTAAAATATGATTCATTAATAAAATTAGCCTCTCAAAAAGAAGTTTCAATTTATAATGGAAAACAAAATTTAAAAAATAGGAATAAAATTATAGGAAAAGAAGGAGTTTATGGACTGAAAACTGGTCATCATTCAAAGGCAGGGTATAACATGAGTGTTCTTTCTGAAAATAGTGGAATGGATATTGTATATGTGATATTAGGTGGAAAGAATGAAGAGGAACGTGACTATAAGATATTAAAAGATATAAGAAAATTTTATAATGAATATAAAAAAGAGATATTTTTAAATGAAAATATAGTTTTAGATAATTTAAAAATAGAAAATGGGAATAAGAATAATATAGATGTATATCCAGAAAAAAGTTTTTCAAAAATAGTAAAAAATGGAAGTCAAATAAAAATTTTATTAAAATACTATCCTATTTCTTTTCCAATATATAAAAATAGTGAAGTAGGTCATTATAAAATACTTTTAAATAATAGTATAATTGATGAAGGAGAATTACTTATAAAAGAAAAAGTTATTGAAAATAAAGGAAAATTTAAAAAAATGTAA
- a CDS encoding GNAT family N-acetyltransferase yields the protein MIFLRKTKESDIENIYNNIHLSYIRKYYPTLEKEQWENHRRWYKFLIKSSAYLLYTITNIEEEFLGYIKFELDGEIAIINIYLIEKMRKKKYSSSIIKMSIENLIKEKKEISIVLAYILEENIASIKAFKKNDFIFDSMDEYKGIEHMLFIKTLIK from the coding sequence TTGATATTTCTTAGAAAAACCAAAGAAAGTGATATAGAAAATATTTATAATAATATTCATTTAAGTTATATAAGAAAATATTACCCAACTTTAGAAAAAGAACAATGGGAAAACCATAGAAGATGGTATAAATTTTTAATAAAGTCCTCAGCATATTTACTATATACTATCACCAATATAGAGGAAGAATTTTTGGGATATATAAAATTTGAACTTGATGGAGAAATAGCAATTATAAATATTTATTTGATAGAAAAGATGAGGAAAAAAAAATATAGTTCAAGTATAATAAAAATGAGTATAGAAAATCTTATAAAAGAGAAAAAAGAGATATCAATAGTATTAGCTTATATATTAGAAGAAAATATAGCTTCGATAAAAGCTTTTAAGAAAAATGATTTTATATTTGATTCTATGGATGAATACAAAGGGATAGAACATATGTTATTTATAAAAACTTTAATAAAATAG
- a CDS encoding cysteine desulfurase family protein: MKIYLDNNATTRLDDEVFESMVPFFKEEYGNAFSLHLFGQETGKAVAEARKKVADVLGVLPEEIIFTGSGTESDNLAIRGIARAYKNRGRHIIVSAIEHPGVKNTCKDLESEGYEVTVIGVNNEGVVDPEEIRKAIKDETILITVMHANNETGAIQPIEEIAKIAKENKVLFHVDAVQSMGKYDIKPKEIGIDTLAFTAHKFYGPKGIGALYVRNGVRLGKVITGGDQERKMRPGTTNTPLIIGLANALEKQYKNREEENKRISELRDYFEDELLKRLPEIEINSKGTKRLSGTSSITFKYVEGESILLHLSMKGIAVSSGSACSSNDLQASHVLLAMGIPEEFAHGTIRFSLGKYNTKEEIDYTLGVVVETIEKLRSLSPLWNEYINRK; the protein is encoded by the coding sequence ATGAAAATATATTTAGATAATAATGCAACAACTAGATTAGATGATGAAGTATTCGAAAGTATGGTACCATTTTTTAAAGAAGAATATGGAAATGCTTTTAGTTTACATTTATTTGGACAAGAAACAGGAAAAGCTGTTGCAGAAGCAAGAAAAAAGGTTGCTGATGTATTAGGAGTTCTTCCAGAAGAAATTATTTTTACTGGTTCTGGTACAGAGTCAGATAATTTAGCTATAAGAGGAATAGCGAGAGCTTATAAAAATAGAGGAAGACATATAATTGTAAGTGCTATTGAGCATCCTGGAGTTAAAAATACATGTAAAGATTTGGAAAGCGAAGGATATGAAGTAACTGTTATAGGTGTAAATAATGAAGGAGTAGTAGATCCAGAGGAAATTAGAAAAGCAATAAAGGATGAAACTATTTTAATAACAGTAATGCATGCCAACAACGAAACAGGAGCAATTCAACCTATAGAAGAAATAGCTAAGATAGCAAAAGAAAATAAAGTTTTATTCCATGTAGATGCAGTTCAATCTATGGGAAAATATGATATAAAACCAAAAGAAATTGGAATAGATACATTAGCTTTTACTGCTCATAAATTTTATGGACCTAAAGGAATAGGAGCTTTATATGTAAGAAATGGAGTTAGATTAGGAAAAGTAATAACAGGTGGAGATCAAGAAAGAAAAATGAGACCTGGAACAACAAATACTCCATTAATAATTGGTCTTGCTAATGCTTTAGAAAAACAATATAAAAATAGAGAAGAAGAAAATAAAAGAATATCTGAATTGAGAGATTATTTTGAAGATGAATTATTAAAAAGATTACCAGAAATTGAAATAAATTCAAAAGGTACAAAAAGGTTATCAGGAACTTCTAGTATAACTTTTAAATATGTAGAAGGAGAATCTATACTATTGCATCTTAGTATGAAAGGAATAGCAGTAAGTTCTGGTTCAGCTTGTTCATCTAATGATTTACAGGCTTCACATGTGCTTTTAGCAATGGGAATTCCAGAAGAATTTGCTCATGGAACAATTAGATTCAGCTTAGGAAAATATAATACTAAGGAAGAGATAGATTATACTTTAGGTGTTGTTGTAGAAACAATAGAAAAATTAAGAAGTTTATCACCTTTATGGAATGAATATATAAATAGAAAATAA
- the nth gene encoding endonuclease III, producing MNRKEKVKFVLKKLEEKFGKPKCALNYRTPFELLVSVILSAQCTDKRVNIVTEEMFKRYNTPEDFANLELEEIEELIKSTGFYRNKAKNIKKASQQLIEKYDGNLPKEMDKLLELGGVGRKTANVVRGEVWGLADGITVDTHVKRITNLLGLTKEKTPEKIEQDLMKIVPKKSWIDFSHYIILQGRDKCIARHPKCQECEITEACDYYLKNKKS from the coding sequence ATGAATAGGAAAGAAAAAGTGAAATTTGTCTTAAAAAAATTAGAAGAAAAATTTGGAAAACCAAAATGTGCTTTAAATTATAGGACACCGTTTGAACTTCTAGTATCAGTTATTTTATCTGCTCAGTGTACAGATAAAAGAGTAAATATTGTAACTGAAGAAATGTTTAAAAGATACAATACTCCTGAAGATTTTGCTAATTTAGAATTAGAAGAGATAGAGGAACTTATAAAAAGTACAGGTTTTTATAGAAATAAAGCCAAAAATATAAAGAAAGCAAGTCAACAACTTATAGAAAAATATGATGGAAATTTACCAAAAGAGATGGATAAATTATTAGAACTTGGTGGAGTAGGAAGGAAGACAGCTAATGTAGTAAGAGGAGAAGTATGGGGATTAGCAGATGGGATAACTGTGGATACTCATGTAAAAAGGATTACTAATTTATTAGGTCTTACTAAAGAAAAAACACCAGAAAAAATAGAACAAGATTTAATGAAAATAGTTCCTAAAAAAAGTTGGATAGACTTTTCTCATTATATAATTTTACAAGGAAGAGATAAGTGTATAGCGAGACATCCTAAGTGTCAAGAGTGTGAAATAACAGAAGCTTGTGATTATTATTTAAAAAATAAAAAATCTTAA
- a CDS encoding arsenate reductase family protein has translation MSILFFNYPKCSTCVKAKKWLEENEINFVSRHIVEERPTIDELKSFIKSSNLPFKKFFNTSGILYRELDLKNKIPTMNEEEAITLLASNGMLVKRPLIVCDKGILIGFKVEEWKKFFNK, from the coding sequence ATGTCTATACTATTTTTTAATTATCCTAAATGTTCTACATGTGTTAAAGCTAAAAAATGGTTAGAAGAAAATGAAATCAATTTTGTAAGTAGACACATAGTCGAAGAAAGGCCTACAATAGACGAATTAAAGTCTTTTATCAAATCAAGTAATCTTCCTTTTAAAAAATTTTTTAATACTAGTGGGATTCTTTATAGAGAGCTTGATTTAAAAAACAAAATTCCTACTATGAATGAAGAAGAAGCTATTACTCTTCTTGCTTCTAATGGTATGTTAGTAAAAAGACCTTTAATTGTTTGTGATAAAGGTATTTTAATTGGATTCAAGGTTGAAGAATGGAAAAAATTCTTTAACAAATAA
- the minD gene encoding septum site-determining protein MinD has translation MGKVLVVTSGKGGVGKTTTTANIGSGLALEGKSVLLIDTDIGLRNLDVVMGLENRIVYDLVDLIEGRCKIKQAVIRDKRNKNLYLIPAAQTRDKNDVTPEQMKELIEAIKGDFDYIIIDCPAGIEQGFKNAIVAADEAIVVVTPEVSAVRDADRIIGLLLANEISNIKLLINRLRIDMVKQGNMLSVQDVVEILAQDVIGVVPDDESIVISTNKGEPLVFKGNSLAYRAYKNIVQRLLGKEIPFLKLDIKKGFFKRIFG, from the coding sequence ATGGGGAAAGTTCTAGTAGTTACTTCCGGTAAAGGAGGAGTAGGAAAAACAACAACAACAGCTAATATTGGAAGTGGTTTAGCACTAGAGGGAAAAAGTGTACTTCTTATAGATACAGATATAGGTCTTAGAAATTTAGATGTTGTTATGGGATTAGAAAATAGAATAGTTTATGATTTAGTAGACCTTATAGAAGGACGTTGTAAAATAAAACAAGCTGTTATAAGAGATAAAAGAAACAAAAATTTATATCTTATTCCAGCTGCTCAAACAAGAGATAAAAATGATGTTACACCTGAACAAATGAAAGAGTTAATAGAAGCAATAAAAGGTGATTTTGATTATATAATTATTGACTGTCCTGCTGGAATAGAACAGGGATTTAAAAATGCAATAGTAGCAGCTGATGAAGCTATTGTAGTAGTAACTCCAGAAGTATCAGCTGTAAGAGATGCTGATAGAATAATAGGGTTACTTTTAGCAAATGAAATATCAAATATAAAACTTTTGATTAATAGATTAAGAATAGATATGGTAAAACAAGGAAATATGTTAAGTGTTCAAGATGTAGTGGAAATATTAGCCCAAGATGTAATAGGAGTTGTACCTGATGATGAAAGTATAGTCATTTCTACTAATAAAGGGGAACCTTTAGTATTTAAAGGTAACTCACTAGCTTATAGGGCATATAAAAATATAGTTCAAAGATTATTGGGAAAAGAAATTCCTTTTTTAAAATTAGATATTAAAAAAGGTTTTTTTAAAAGAATTTTTGGATAA
- the nifU gene encoding Fe-S cluster assembly scaffold protein NifU, producing MQYTEKVMEHFMNPKHVGVMENPDGYGKIGNPSCGDIMEIFLRIENDIITDVKFRTFGCASAIASSSVSTEMVLGKTIEEALKLTNKAVVEELGGLPPAKMHCSVLAEEAIKAAIEDYLSKKEK from the coding sequence ATGCAATATACAGAGAAAGTAATGGAACATTTTATGAATCCTAAGCATGTAGGAGTAATGGAGAATCCAGATGGATATGGGAAAATAGGAAATCCATCTTGTGGAGATATAATGGAAATATTCTTAAGAATAGAAAATGATATAATAACAGATGTAAAATTTAGAACATTTGGATGTGCTTCAGCAATAGCATCATCTTCAGTATCAACAGAGATGGTATTAGGAAAAACAATAGAAGAAGCTTTAAAATTAACAAATAAAGCAGTGGTAGAAGAATTAGGAGGATTACCTCCAGCAAAGATGCACTGTTCAGTATTAGCAGAAGAAGCTATAAAAGCAGCTATAGAAGACTATCTTTCTAAAAAAGAAAAGTAA